A region from the Stygiolobus caldivivus genome encodes:
- a CDS encoding RidA family protein, with protein sequence MEIVFSPDAPKPIGPYSQAIKVENTIYVSGQIPVDPKTGEVVKGGIKEQTKAVLENIKAVLNAAGFSLSDVVMSFVYIKDMNLFSEFNAVYAEYFGEKPPARVTVEVSRLPKDVLIEIAVIGSKGV encoded by the coding sequence ATGGAAATAGTTTTCTCGCCCGATGCACCAAAACCAATAGGACCATATTCCCAAGCCATAAAGGTCGAGAATACAATATATGTTTCTGGACAAATACCAGTAGACCCCAAGACTGGAGAAGTAGTGAAAGGAGGAATAAAAGAACAAACAAAGGCTGTATTAGAAAATATTAAGGCTGTGCTAAACGCTGCAGGGTTTAGCTTGAGCGATGTAGTTATGAGTTTCGTGTATATTAAGGATATGAACTTGTTTTCCGAATTTAACGCAGTCTACGCCGAGTACTTTGGAGAAAAACCTCCGGCTAGAGTTACAGTAGAAGTTTCGAGGTTACCAAAAGATGTGTTAATCGAAATAGCTGTTATAGGCTCGAAAGGTGTTTAA
- a CDS encoding glycoside hydrolase family 57 protein: MRHVSLGFEVHQPFRIRKDFLWNPIYRSEVLSKFFDDSLNKEVFERVKRKCYIPATKIILEEIERGENEGYDAKFFYSVSGTFLEQAEKWGREVIELLQQLSYTKKVEFLSQTYYHSVTSLWADLDEWKEQVKKHRELIRELFGQNPITFENTELLANFRIASEAEKLGFKAIVTEGKESLLKGRSPNHVYKVKGTNLSLFLRNYRLSDDIAFRFSNRNWDQYPLTAKKFADWVSWSEGDTGMIFVDYETFGEHHWPESGILDFLRWLPRELYKANVKMILPKEVYQNVYDELPLDQTVSWADVNKDESSWLGNIMQWAYDEMVRRTEMLAKELGGDYLKAWRYFTTSDHYYYMFLGTGGPAEVHSYFSSFNSPIDAFINEFYAITLFQEEMRTKLNINNEPFIFHLNGQRGKEVWTLKQFYDVVKTHPEYKELEKYVREWAK, translated from the coding sequence ATGAGGCACGTTAGCCTAGGCTTTGAAGTACACCAACCTTTTAGGATAAGAAAAGACTTCCTGTGGAACCCCATATACAGAAGTGAGGTGCTGAGTAAGTTCTTTGACGACTCTCTAAATAAAGAAGTCTTTGAAAGGGTAAAAAGGAAATGTTACATACCTGCAACAAAGATTATCCTTGAAGAAATTGAGAGGGGAGAAAATGAAGGATACGACGCTAAGTTCTTTTATTCCGTTTCAGGGACGTTTTTAGAGCAAGCAGAGAAATGGGGTAGGGAAGTAATCGAGCTATTACAACAGCTCTCATATACTAAAAAGGTAGAATTCCTTTCCCAGACCTATTACCATTCAGTCACAAGCCTTTGGGCTGACTTGGATGAGTGGAAGGAACAAGTTAAAAAACATAGGGAACTCATCAGGGAACTCTTTGGGCAAAACCCTATAACATTTGAGAACACTGAACTATTAGCAAATTTTAGGATAGCTAGTGAAGCTGAAAAACTAGGGTTTAAGGCGATAGTCACTGAAGGAAAAGAAAGCTTGCTAAAAGGTAGAAGCCCTAACCACGTGTATAAAGTGAAGGGGACTAATTTGTCCCTCTTCTTGAGGAACTACAGGCTTAGCGATGACATAGCCTTTAGGTTCTCTAACAGAAACTGGGACCAGTACCCGTTAACTGCAAAGAAGTTCGCTGACTGGGTAAGCTGGTCAGAGGGTGATACTGGTATGATCTTCGTAGACTATGAGACATTCGGTGAACATCACTGGCCTGAAAGCGGGATACTGGACTTCCTACGTTGGTTACCGAGGGAACTCTACAAGGCTAATGTAAAGATGATACTCCCCAAGGAAGTATACCAGAACGTATACGACGAACTACCTCTAGACCAGACAGTTTCTTGGGCTGACGTAAATAAAGATGAGTCGAGCTGGTTAGGGAATATAATGCAATGGGCATATGACGAGATGGTACGGAGGACTGAAATGTTAGCAAAAGAACTAGGTGGGGATTACTTAAAGGCGTGGAGGTACTTCACCACCAGCGACCATTATTACTATATGTTCCTAGGTACAGGGGGGCCGGCTGAAGTCCACTCGTATTTCAGTTCTTTCAATTCCCCAATAGATGCTTTTATTAATGAATTCTATGCAATTACCCTATTTCAGGAGGAAATGCGAACGAAATTAAATATTAATAATGAACCGTTCATATTTCACTTAAACGGTCAAAGGGGGAAAGAAGTCTGGACTTTGAAGCAATTTTACGACGTAGTGAAAACCCACCCTGAATATAAGGAATTGGAAAAATATGTTAGAGAGTGGGCTAAATGA
- a CDS encoding CBS domain-containing protein → MIIKTLMLSDPPIVTVKDKLVEAFKKVNIRGIGRVIVTNDSIEGIISTRDLLTFVTDRCEEGCNRGDIFALIEKRVAQVMTPKPVFAYEDDDVMDALTLMVARNFGALPVLSKEKKVSGIITEREFLLIFQDLDELFPVKKFMTKKVTTVYEDVPVFEAVKLMIRRGFRRLPIINDQQKVIGIITAADALKLFTKAVLKSDPEMFFTKKVSQVATKDVLAIDPEKSINEAAGIMIMKKVGSLLILKEDGSVGGIITERDLIIALHYQLHLKSE, encoded by the coding sequence ATGATAATTAAAACACTCATGCTTTCTGACCCACCAATAGTCACAGTAAAAGACAAGCTGGTAGAGGCGTTTAAAAAAGTGAACATTAGGGGGATCGGAAGAGTTATAGTAACCAATGATAGTATTGAAGGGATAATTTCTACCCGTGACTTACTAACCTTTGTAACCGATAGATGTGAGGAGGGATGCAATAGGGGAGATATATTCGCACTGATCGAAAAACGAGTAGCCCAGGTTATGACCCCTAAGCCTGTCTTTGCTTATGAAGACGATGACGTTATGGACGCGTTAACTTTAATGGTAGCTAGAAACTTTGGGGCATTACCTGTATTAAGCAAAGAGAAAAAAGTATCGGGCATAATAACTGAGAGAGAGTTCCTCCTTATCTTTCAAGACCTAGACGAACTGTTCCCAGTCAAGAAATTCATGACGAAGAAAGTCACCACGGTATATGAGGACGTTCCTGTGTTTGAAGCAGTTAAACTGATGATCAGGAGGGGGTTTAGGAGGTTACCCATAATAAATGACCAACAGAAGGTTATTGGTATAATTACAGCTGCGGACGCTCTAAAGCTCTTTACAAAAGCTGTGCTGAAAAGTGACCCTGAAATGTTCTTCACTAAAAAGGTGTCTCAAGTTGCAACGAAAGACGTGCTGGCTATTGACCCTGAGAAGTCAATAAACGAGGCAGCAGGTATAATGATCATGAAGAAGGTGGGTTCCCTGCTTATACTGAAAGAAGATGGAAGTGTAGGGGGTATTATAACTGAGAGGGATCTAATTATTGCATTACACTATCAATTACATTTGAAATCTGAGTGA
- a CDS encoding amylo-alpha-1,6-glucosidase yields MLPPEECERREWLLSLRTGGYSSSTICGINSRTYHGYLVVPLNQPHKRYLMLSKFEDYLITDEGEFPLSANHYEGAYYPEGYKYLKEFKWGRNYVKWIYEINDKKVEKTLIAHEFENAITVEYKTSEGKIRVCPLVTYRSHHLVTPKSLFFDVSYQGQKVKVMKEGTSFLNFLFESGVDVELTGYWYYNFFYLLDFERGSNYKEDLYNPFCATSKNNSLAVHIYYDRAGFEKPKESPYDVLKLLASASTDFLVRGKDGWAIIAGYHWFDEWGRDTFISMEGILLMNGLYKLAEEITDRYLSYMEKGLLPNHITPEGEPIYVGVDISLWAVNAVYKIYTYSGDKEYVRRVYPKLQEIIDWYSKGNSIVYLKDNLLFHRGAPRTWMDASYNGRIVTPREGAAVEINALWYNALMIMDFFSKMFNDNQDYGIMAEKVKNAFNEKFVTSWGLYDYIDQYMIPDKSIRPNQIFSLSLPFNVLPPEMGKVMLTTVENELLRPYGLSTLSMRDPRYKPIYRGDRASRDEAYHNGPIWPWLIGAYIDAKLKVENDVIKAKMLIDVFRPLLDVIKENNGYIPELFEDIPPYLAGGCIAQAWSVAEVYRGFNKVIGI; encoded by the coding sequence GTGTTACCACCCGAGGAATGTGAAAGGCGTGAGTGGCTTTTATCGCTTAGGACTGGAGGGTATTCTTCCTCTACTATCTGCGGTATAAATTCGAGGACTTATCACGGATACTTAGTAGTCCCCCTTAACCAACCTCATAAAAGGTACTTAATGCTGTCAAAATTTGAGGACTATTTAATAACAGATGAAGGAGAGTTCCCCTTGTCTGCAAACCATTATGAAGGTGCGTATTACCCAGAAGGCTATAAATACCTTAAAGAGTTCAAGTGGGGGAGGAATTACGTAAAGTGGATTTATGAGATAAATGATAAGAAAGTCGAAAAGACTTTAATTGCTCATGAATTCGAGAACGCTATAACCGTAGAGTATAAGACAAGTGAGGGCAAGATAAGGGTGTGCCCATTAGTCACTTACCGTAGCCACCACTTGGTAACACCAAAGTCTCTGTTTTTTGATGTGTCTTATCAGGGCCAGAAGGTTAAAGTAATGAAAGAGGGTACGTCATTCCTAAATTTTCTGTTCGAAAGCGGGGTTGACGTAGAGCTTACCGGATATTGGTATTATAACTTCTTTTATTTACTTGACTTCGAAAGGGGCTCTAACTATAAAGAAGACCTATACAACCCGTTTTGTGCTACGAGTAAAAATAATAGCTTAGCGGTTCACATTTATTACGATAGGGCAGGTTTTGAAAAACCAAAGGAAAGCCCCTACGACGTGTTAAAGCTCTTAGCCTCAGCTTCTACAGATTTCTTAGTGAGGGGGAAAGACGGGTGGGCGATTATTGCCGGGTACCACTGGTTCGATGAGTGGGGGAGAGACACTTTTATTTCAATGGAAGGTATCCTTTTAATGAACGGGCTCTATAAATTAGCTGAAGAAATAACTGATAGGTATCTAAGTTATATGGAGAAAGGCCTATTGCCGAACCACATAACACCCGAAGGAGAGCCGATTTATGTTGGAGTAGATATTAGCCTGTGGGCTGTTAACGCGGTCTATAAGATCTATACATATAGTGGTGATAAGGAGTATGTTAGGCGAGTTTACCCTAAACTCCAAGAAATAATAGACTGGTACTCAAAGGGGAATAGTATAGTTTACTTAAAAGATAACTTATTATTCCACAGAGGGGCCCCAAGGACGTGGATGGACGCCAGTTATAACGGTAGAATTGTAACACCTAGAGAAGGGGCTGCGGTAGAGATTAACGCGTTATGGTATAACGCTTTAATGATAATGGACTTCTTTTCCAAAATGTTTAATGACAACCAAGACTACGGAATAATGGCGGAGAAAGTAAAGAATGCCTTTAATGAGAAATTCGTTACCAGTTGGGGGCTTTACGATTATATAGACCAATACATGATACCCGATAAGTCGATCAGGCCCAACCAGATTTTCTCCCTTTCCCTCCCTTTTAACGTCTTACCCCCAGAGATGGGAAAGGTTATGTTGACTACGGTGGAGAATGAGCTTTTAAGGCCTTATGGACTCAGTACTCTTTCTATGAGAGACCCTAGGTATAAACCTATATATAGGGGTGATAGGGCTAGTAGGGACGAAGCGTACCATAACGGTCCTATATGGCCGTGGCTTATAGGTGCGTATATAGACGCAAAACTGAAAGTAGAAAACGACGTAATTAAAGCTAAGATGCTCATAGATGTCTTCAGGCCACTTCTAGATGTAATTAAGGAAAATAATGGATATATCCCTGAGTTATTTGAAGATATTCCGCCTTACTTAGCAGGCGGGTGTATAGCCCAAGCTTGGAGTGTCGCCGAGGTCTATAGGGGGTTTAACAAAGTTATAGGGATTTAG
- a CDS encoding DUF4954 family protein encodes MSIKIEDVKVIIPIGGEATRLRPLTVETSKAAVRLLNRPLIEYTLLELVKQGIKEIIFGVRGYVNYRSLFDLYKEGIGFSARYHIKPRVHFKYQPRVDSIGNADAVRINLEYYDIQEPFIVIQGDNLFKLDVKKVLEFHESKNAFMTIVLKPVDNVEEFGVAELESDGRIRRFVEKPKKEEAPTNLANTGLYVISPEIRKVFKSNEVQEMYKMGKMDFGKDIIPYLIKKGYPIYGYITNDLWFDVGTPARYLDAMLTLLKYLDAGDMHGIKIDPNRRIFVQGTSPDSRKRRIAIKRMYKKGELKLEGDILIGRHCQIGKKTYIEESSIDNFTIIGEGVKIVKSSIMDRCYIGDYAVIENSIVARHVEIRSSKSRPTKIVNSVIAEDVVIGEGSEIVNSKIYPHKLINAESKLYDTVLT; translated from the coding sequence ATGTCGATCAAGATAGAGGATGTAAAAGTAATTATACCAATAGGAGGAGAAGCGACAAGACTTAGACCTCTTACGGTAGAGACTTCAAAAGCAGCTGTAAGACTGCTGAATAGACCTTTAATTGAGTATACTTTACTAGAACTTGTAAAACAAGGTATAAAGGAAATAATATTCGGAGTAAGGGGTTACGTAAATTATCGATCGCTCTTTGACTTGTATAAAGAAGGCATCGGTTTTTCAGCCAGGTACCATATAAAACCCAGAGTCCACTTTAAGTACCAACCGAGGGTGGACAGTATAGGGAATGCTGACGCCGTGAGGATTAACTTGGAATATTATGATATTCAGGAGCCTTTCATAGTAATCCAAGGGGACAATTTATTTAAACTTGACGTAAAAAAGGTCTTGGAATTCCATGAAAGTAAAAACGCTTTCATGACTATAGTCCTTAAACCCGTAGACAACGTAGAAGAATTCGGAGTAGCTGAGTTGGAGAGTGACGGCAGGATTAGGAGGTTTGTAGAGAAACCGAAAAAAGAGGAAGCGCCAACAAACTTGGCAAACACCGGTCTATATGTCATTAGCCCGGAGATAAGGAAGGTGTTCAAGAGCAATGAAGTGCAAGAGATGTATAAAATGGGAAAGATGGACTTTGGAAAGGACATAATCCCTTACCTGATAAAGAAGGGGTATCCAATATACGGTTATATAACAAATGATCTCTGGTTTGACGTAGGTACCCCTGCTAGGTATCTGGACGCTATGCTTACTTTGTTAAAGTACCTCGACGCGGGAGATATGCACGGTATTAAGATAGACCCTAATAGGAGGATATTTGTACAAGGTACTAGCCCGGACTCGAGGAAGAGAAGGATAGCGATAAAGAGGATGTATAAGAAAGGTGAGCTAAAACTGGAAGGCGATATACTAATTGGGAGGCATTGTCAGATAGGTAAGAAGACATATATTGAAGAGTCCAGCATTGACAATTTCACTATAATAGGCGAAGGTGTAAAGATAGTGAAGAGCTCTATAATGGATAGGTGCTATATAGGAGACTATGCAGTAATAGAAAACTCAATAGTCGCTAGGCATGTAGAGATAAGGTCTTCGAAGTCGAGGCCTACAAAGATCGTTAATAGTGTAATAGCTGAAGATGTAGTAATAGGCGAAGGTAGTGAGATAGTAAATTCAAAGATATATCCTCATAAGCTTATTAACGCCGAAAGTAAGTTATACGATACTGTGCTCACATGA
- a CDS encoding DUF3211 domain-containing protein — protein MMKLEKEVKISHEIDVVLRILSDPSFLIPRIFPNVTSIKVHEDTFDVEGKLVVTSYHVSGRVFVGSSEIRYVYDSDKGGGVLRINKVNDNTIRITLEHDGTLLARLGYPAVNSNLNKLEKNLDEEIRLERIKRKI, from the coding sequence ATGATGAAATTGGAAAAGGAAGTCAAAATCTCGCATGAGATAGATGTTGTGTTGAGGATTCTATCAGATCCTTCTTTCTTAATACCTAGGATATTTCCAAATGTTACGTCGATAAAAGTCCATGAAGATACATTTGATGTTGAGGGAAAATTAGTAGTCACGTCTTATCATGTTTCGGGTAGAGTATTTGTAGGGAGCAGTGAAATAAGATACGTTTATGACTCAGACAAAGGCGGGGGAGTCTTAAGGATAAATAAAGTTAATGATAACACGATAAGGATCACACTGGAGCATGACGGTACACTATTAGCTAGATTAGGTTATCCAGCTGTGAATTCTAACTTAAATAAACTTGAGAAGAACCTTGATGAAGAAATTAGGTTAGAGAGGATAAAACGTAAAATCTGA
- a CDS encoding cbb3-type cytochrome c oxidase subunit I, translated as MKQIISFVKDVFQLDKDWITRITMAMIVMSLIWGALGVIDALMVRIQEASWGVAQLLPLTPQEYYASITLHGMRDLFGFAQQLEFAIFIYFTFKMLKIEPKAKWVFNLSFIVFNIAFMLLEGPILLVNQQGFDNYFPSEGWYYLVPLGLPNYSLYVVSPLWYFGWMLIDIATYMQTLWIIYHYYLVSKSPNREKLPIFLVFTLMDVLLYAIGYSGETVANIWDILAFYGFVGLNPIANQIAFGILWHAVVYMAWLPAVGAMYLLIPMLANRPLYSDKMARVAAVLYLLFSNNVPIHHLYMVDLPIAIKVLTEILTYGVVLPSLMTFFNLLATVKGARVEWNILTAFTSLSFVGSIFSGVTGISNATITFDAIIHETMWVVGHFHGFILLSIVPAGFAVLYLMIPMMTGRGWYSSKLMWVHFYGYLVGSSMVVLGFDELGLTGLIRKAEIFPLSSTFIPAELIATAGAFIADIATVVWLINLVLTLVRGKTANVTSLNESFSLITMQTATILTRKRDLIFKSGFKKKGL; from the coding sequence ATGAAGCAGATAATTTCCTTCGTAAAAGATGTATTCCAACTTGATAAAGACTGGATAACACGAATAACTATGGCGATGATAGTAATGAGTCTTATCTGGGGAGCACTAGGAGTTATTGATGCACTGATGGTTAGAATACAAGAAGCATCATGGGGGGTTGCACAATTACTGCCTCTAACACCTCAAGAATATTATGCTTCAATAACTCTTCATGGGATGAGAGATTTATTCGGGTTTGCTCAGCAACTTGAATTTGCTATTTTTATCTACTTTACATTTAAAATGTTGAAGATAGAACCAAAAGCTAAATGGGTCTTTAACCTATCCTTCATTGTTTTCAATATAGCCTTCATGCTTCTTGAAGGGCCAATACTTTTAGTAAATCAACAAGGGTTCGATAACTATTTTCCATCAGAGGGTTGGTACTACTTAGTTCCATTAGGACTTCCGAACTATTCACTATATGTCGTATCGCCTTTGTGGTATTTTGGCTGGATGTTAATTGACATAGCAACTTATATGCAGACATTGTGGATAATTTACCATTACTATTTAGTAAGTAAAAGTCCCAACAGAGAAAAATTGCCTATCTTCCTTGTGTTCACACTAATGGACGTATTACTATACGCTATAGGATATTCAGGAGAGACAGTGGCGAATATATGGGACATATTAGCTTTTTACGGATTTGTAGGACTCAACCCTATTGCAAATCAGATAGCGTTTGGCATATTATGGCATGCTGTAGTGTACATGGCTTGGTTACCTGCGGTCGGTGCAATGTATCTACTTATACCTATGTTGGCAAACAGACCCCTCTATAGCGATAAAATGGCTAGAGTAGCAGCCGTATTATATTTGTTGTTTTCTAATAACGTCCCAATTCATCACCTTTACATGGTCGATTTACCGATAGCGATTAAAGTGCTAACTGAAATACTAACTTACGGTGTCGTACTACCTTCTCTAATGACATTCTTTAACTTATTAGCGACTGTAAAAGGAGCTAGAGTAGAGTGGAATATCCTTACGGCTTTTACTTCTCTATCATTTGTAGGGTCTATATTTTCTGGCGTAACTGGGATTTCCAATGCGACCATAACATTTGATGCCATCATTCACGAGACTATGTGGGTCGTAGGGCATTTCCATGGATTTATATTGTTATCCATCGTACCAGCAGGGTTTGCTGTACTCTATCTCATGATACCAATGATGACTGGAAGAGGCTGGTATTCTTCAAAGCTAATGTGGGTTCACTTTTACGGTTATTTAGTAGGTTCTTCAATGGTAGTTTTGGGATTTGATGAATTAGGTCTAACTGGACTGATCAGAAAGGCTGAAATCTTTCCTTTATCATCCACATTTATACCAGCTGAACTAATAGCTACTGCTGGTGCATTTATAGCAGATATAGCAACTGTTGTTTGGTTAATTAACCTTGTTTTAACGTTAGTAAGAGGAAAAACAGCTAATGTTACTAGCTTAAATGAATCATTTAGTCTAATTACAATGCAAACAGCAACTATCCTAACGAGAAAAAGAGACTTAATATTTAAAAGCGGTTTTAAGAAGAAAGGGTTATAA
- a CDS encoding glycoside hydrolase family 15 protein, whose protein sequence is MRVLSVGNGKLLVNLDELGRIIDLYYPYVGMENHTNGKPVRQYIFTDRLYQDTEWRVNLNYLNNTNIAEVKADINSKISLLSYDFTDLYEPIFYRVIKVYNKSTEVIRAKLIFLFDLDLYSNPYGDTAFFDPETTSIIHYKAKRYVGIKLLGIMKEFNEFTVGKNDVFEDVKDGNLIGKTIENGNVQSALALQLSLSPLGSEKAYLAIAFDRTLQGLRKLLKRVTSTEIESSFTTSYMFWKNWFDKFELKEVDDKIKDLFQISLLVIKNHMDQNGSIIASSDYSFVGVYGDSYTYCWPRDSAITAHALDLAGYGDLAVKHYAFISKLVSEEGFLFHKYNPDSTLASSWHPWLMNGKRIYPIQEDETALQVWAIAKHYEYYKDIDELVSVYKDFVKPAVRFMMRYIEDGLPKPSFDLWEERYGIHIYTVSTVYGALKSASKLVSDMGDEVLSGDMVTIARYIKEEALKRMVHNDRFIRRLDENGNKDLTVDASMYSPFFFEMVDAGHPIMKNTIKIIEDLLTVNGGIIRYENDYYRRERPLPNPWIITTLWVAQYYAEIQDMQKAMKYVKWVMDRALPTGLLPEQVYPDTLQSSSVMPLVWSHSEFIITLDKLITSND, encoded by the coding sequence ATGAGGGTCTTAAGCGTAGGTAACGGCAAACTATTAGTGAACCTTGACGAATTAGGAAGGATCATCGACTTATATTACCCATACGTGGGAATGGAAAACCATACTAACGGAAAACCTGTAAGACAATACATTTTTACGGATAGACTTTATCAAGATACAGAATGGCGGGTTAACCTAAATTACTTGAACAATACAAATATTGCTGAAGTAAAGGCAGATATTAATAGTAAAATCTCTTTACTGTCATATGATTTTACGGACCTATACGAGCCTATTTTTTACAGAGTAATAAAAGTCTACAATAAGTCAACTGAAGTTATAAGGGCTAAATTGATATTTTTATTTGACCTAGACCTTTATTCTAACCCTTATGGAGACACAGCGTTCTTTGACCCCGAGACTACTTCAATTATCCACTATAAGGCCAAGAGGTATGTCGGGATTAAACTGTTAGGGATTATGAAAGAGTTTAACGAATTTACAGTAGGCAAAAATGACGTATTTGAGGACGTGAAAGACGGCAACCTCATCGGCAAGACTATTGAAAACGGTAACGTACAGTCTGCACTGGCTCTACAACTATCGTTAAGCCCCCTCGGAAGCGAGAAGGCATACCTTGCGATAGCGTTTGACAGGACTCTGCAAGGGCTGAGGAAACTGTTAAAAAGGGTAACTTCTACAGAGATCGAGTCCTCATTTACTACTTCTTATATGTTTTGGAAAAATTGGTTCGATAAGTTTGAGCTAAAAGAAGTGGACGACAAGATCAAAGACTTATTCCAGATTAGCCTTTTAGTGATAAAAAACCACATGGATCAAAACGGTTCAATAATAGCTTCCTCTGACTATAGCTTTGTGGGTGTATACGGTGATTCGTATACTTATTGCTGGCCTAGGGACAGTGCAATAACTGCCCATGCGTTAGACCTAGCGGGCTACGGTGACTTAGCGGTAAAACACTACGCGTTTATTTCAAAATTAGTTAGTGAAGAGGGGTTCCTTTTCCACAAATATAATCCCGACAGTACGTTGGCTAGTTCATGGCACCCATGGCTCATGAACGGTAAAAGGATTTACCCGATACAAGAAGATGAGACAGCATTGCAAGTGTGGGCTATAGCTAAACACTATGAATATTATAAAGACATTGACGAACTAGTTTCAGTTTATAAGGACTTTGTAAAGCCGGCTGTAAGGTTCATGATGAGGTACATAGAAGACGGTTTACCTAAACCGAGTTTTGACTTATGGGAAGAGAGGTACGGGATACACATCTATACCGTGTCAACAGTATACGGTGCTCTGAAGTCGGCTTCTAAACTTGTATCAGATATGGGGGATGAAGTCCTTTCAGGAGACATGGTGACTATTGCTAGGTACATTAAAGAGGAAGCTTTGAAGAGGATGGTACATAATGATAGATTTATAAGGCGTCTTGACGAAAACGGGAATAAGGACTTAACAGTAGATGCGAGTATGTATTCTCCTTTCTTCTTTGAGATGGTCGATGCAGGACACCCAATAATGAAAAATACTATAAAGATCATTGAAGACCTCTTGACTGTTAACGGTGGCATAATCAGGTATGAAAACGACTATTATAGGAGGGAAAGGCCACTCCCTAACCCTTGGATAATAACTACTTTATGGGTTGCCCAGTACTATGCTGAAATACAAGACATGCAGAAAGCAATGAAATACGTTAAGTGGGTCATGGATAGGGCTTTACCTACCGGCCTTTTGCCTGAACAAGTATACCCAGATACTTTACAGAGCTCTTCTGTAATGCCTTTGGTATGGTCTCATTCGGAATTTATCATTACTTTAGATAAGCTAATAACTAGTAATGACTAA